In a genomic window of Chloroflexota bacterium:
- a CDS encoding RNA-binding protein: MESKLYVGNLSYDVTEDDLRELFSQAGEIKDVAVILDRETRRSKGFGFVEMATQAEAENAIKLFNEKELKGRRMTVNIARPKTDSGGGGGGGRGGYGGGGGGRGGYGGGGGGGGRGGYGGGGGGGRGGYGGGRDRGSRSY, from the coding sequence ATGGAATCCAAACTGTACGTCGGCAACTTGTCGTATGACGTGACCGAGGACGATCTGCGCGAACTGTTCAGCCAGGCCGGCGAGATCAAGGACGTGGCAGTGATCCTTGATCGAGAAACCCGCCGGTCGAAGGGTTTCGGCTTCGTCGAAATGGCCACACAGGCGGAGGCGGAGAACGCTATCAAGCTCTTCAATGAGAAAGAATTGAAGGGGCGCCGCATGACCGTGAACATTGCGCGGCCGAAGACCGATTCGGGCGGCGGCGGCGGTGGCGGTCGCGGCGGCTATGGTGGCGGCGGCGGTGGTCGCGGCGGCTACGGCGGTGGCGGCGGTGGTGGTGGCCGCGGCGGCTACGGCGGCGGTGGTGGTGGCGGCCGTGGCGGCTATGGCGGCGGCCGCGATCGCGGAAGTCGGAGCTACTAG
- a CDS encoding Ppx/GppA family phosphatase — protein MRAIADAARELVAKRDALLATMPSGLTPEGADRSAAEGRRPDVTSVELKQRTLTKLYNERPTWLDLLHRALDATVCAAYGWPADLPDDDILARLLALNLARSGRRPRPPGAMVNAGCSQSRSGRVMENRIGIIDLGSNSCRLVIFALDEQLSFRLVDQVSEKVRIGEGGFAGGELLDEPMDRAVALMRLFRELCDANGIRRVLATATSAVRDAANRDEFLRRARAEAGLSLRVLSGEEEGYYAYLGVVNSLPFDDGIIGDLGGGSLELVRVRNRLPAAMLSLPLGAVRLTETFLRHDPVRSSEARALIDHIDETLEQVGWLRLGAREQLVLVGGTARALAKVDQEERAYPVDRLHGYRLTRRAAQKQMERLLDARLKERSRIDGLNSERADIIPAGAAVIARLARHSGASDMLISGQGLREGVFFEELLLHRARIKAAQLPAAPAALHRSRPNTPIARVADVRALGVVNAACRYRVDWTHAAQVLRLALSLFDALRRLHGFGAREREWLAAAALLHDIGVAVDYYRHHRHSAYLIENADLPGFEHAEIAVIALLARWHRQGNPKPEGYAGILGADGIDRVRKLSAILRLAEDLERSRAQVVAGVQCTAGAEQVRIVALTRGRGEAELWAANRNADSFRSIFKRDLRVSGTRTTRRPVAPPPDGTIFERARWWRQMQD, from the coding sequence GTGCGCGCCATCGCCGACGCCGCGCGCGAACTGGTCGCCAAGCGCGACGCGTTGTTGGCCACGATGCCCTCTGGCCTCACGCCAGAGGGCGCCGATCGGTCTGCGGCGGAGGGCCGCAGACCCGATGTAACGTCGGTGGAACTGAAGCAGCGCACGCTGACCAAGCTCTACAACGAGCGGCCGACCTGGCTCGACCTGCTGCACCGCGCGCTCGACGCGACGGTATGCGCCGCCTACGGCTGGCCCGCCGACCTGCCCGACGACGACATCCTCGCGCGGCTGCTGGCGTTGAACCTGGCGCGGTCTGGCCGGCGGCCTCGCCCGCCCGGCGCCATGGTTAATGCAGGCTGCAGCCAATCAAGATCAGGACGTGTCATGGAAAACCGCATCGGCATCATCGATCTCGGCTCCAACTCCTGCCGGCTGGTCATCTTCGCGCTGGACGAGCAACTCTCGTTCCGGCTGGTCGACCAGGTCTCGGAGAAAGTGCGTATCGGCGAAGGGGGCTTCGCGGGCGGCGAACTGCTGGACGAGCCGATGGATCGCGCGGTTGCGCTCATGCGGTTGTTCCGCGAACTGTGCGACGCCAACGGTATCCGGCGCGTGCTGGCGACGGCGACCAGCGCGGTGCGCGATGCCGCCAACCGCGACGAGTTCCTGCGGCGTGCGCGCGCCGAGGCGGGGCTGTCGCTGCGTGTGCTCTCCGGCGAGGAGGAAGGCTATTACGCCTATCTCGGCGTCGTCAACAGCCTGCCGTTCGACGACGGCATCATCGGCGACCTGGGCGGCGGCAGTCTGGAACTGGTGCGCGTGCGCAACCGGCTGCCGGCCGCGATGCTCTCGCTGCCGCTGGGCGCGGTGCGCCTGACCGAGACGTTCCTGCGGCACGACCCGGTCCGCTCGTCGGAGGCGCGCGCGCTGATTGATCACATCGACGAGACGCTGGAACAGGTCGGCTGGCTGCGACTGGGCGCGCGCGAGCAACTGGTGCTGGTCGGCGGCACGGCGCGCGCGCTGGCCAAGGTGGATCAGGAGGAGCGCGCTTACCCGGTTGACCGCCTGCACGGCTACCGCCTGACGCGGCGCGCGGCGCAGAAGCAGATGGAACGGCTGCTCGATGCGCGCCTGAAAGAACGGTCGCGGATCGACGGGTTGAATAGCGAGCGCGCCGATATCATTCCGGCCGGCGCGGCGGTCATTGCGCGGCTGGCGCGCCACAGCGGCGCGAGCGACATGCTCATCTCCGGCCAGGGCCTGCGCGAGGGCGTCTTCTTCGAGGAGTTGCTGCTGCACCGCGCGCGCATCAAGGCCGCGCAACTGCCGGCTGCGCCTGCCGCGCTCCACCGCTCCCGGCCCAACACGCCGATCGCGCGGGTGGCCGATGTGCGCGCGCTCGGCGTCGTCAACGCCGCCTGCCGCTACCGTGTGGATTGGACGCATGCCGCGCAGGTGCTGCGCCTGGCGCTGTCGCTGTTCGACGCCCTGCGCCGCCTGCATGGCTTCGGCGCGCGCGAGCGCGAATGGCTGGCCGCCGCCGCGCTGCTGCACGACATCGGCGTGGCGGTGGACTACTATCGCCATCACCGCCATTCGGCGTACCTGATTGAAAACGCGGACCTGCCCGGCTTTGAGCACGCGGAGATCGCCGTCATCGCGCTGCTGGCCCGCTGGCACCGGCAGGGCAACCCCAAGCCGGAAGGCTACGCCGGCATCCTCGGCGCCGACGGCATCGACCGGGTGCGCAAGCTGTCGGCAATTCTGCGGCTGGCCGAGGACCTGGAGCGCAGCCGCGCGCAGGTCGTGGCCGGCGTGCAGTGCACGGCCGGCGCGGAGCAGGTGCGTATCGTCGCGCTGACGCGCGGGCGCGGCGAGGCGGAACTGTGGGCGGCCAATCGCAACGCCGACTCGTTCCGCTCGATCTTCAAGCGCGATCTGCGCGTCAGCGGCACGCGCACCACACGCCGGCCCGTCGCGCCGCCGCCCGACGGCACAATCTTCGAGCGCGCGCGCTGGTGGCGACAGATGCAGGACTGA